In Bradyrhizobium sp. G127, one genomic interval encodes:
- a CDS encoding ferritin-like domain-containing protein has protein sequence MGIFTKDIKTFDDLLLHGLQDIFYAEQQITKALPKMIDKATNADLKTGLKNHLAETNSQIDRLNKVFAKLGQEPKGTTCPAIDGIIKEADETAGEIEDKAVLDAAIVANCQAVEHYEIARYGTLIAWAESLGHDEIVRFLTTNLNEEKAANTKLNTVALRKGVNTKATAA, from the coding sequence ATGGGTATTTTTACAAAAGACATCAAGACGTTTGATGACCTCCTGCTGCATGGATTGCAGGATATCTTCTACGCCGAGCAGCAGATCACCAAGGCGTTGCCGAAGATGATCGACAAGGCGACGAACGCCGATTTGAAGACGGGTCTCAAGAACCATCTTGCGGAAACCAACAGCCAGATCGACCGCCTGAACAAAGTGTTCGCGAAGCTCGGTCAGGAGCCGAAGGGGACGACCTGTCCGGCGATCGACGGCATCATCAAAGAAGCCGACGAAACGGCGGGCGAGATCGAAGACAAGGCCGTGCTGGATGCGGCTATCGTCGCCAACTGTCAGGCCGTCGAGCATTATGAGATCGCTCGTTACGGCACCTTGATCGCGTGGGCGGAGTCGTTGGGGCACGACGAGATCGTGCGCTTTCTCACAACCAACCTGAATGAGGAAAAGGCGGCCAACACCAAGCTGAACACCGTCGCACTTCGCAAGGGCGTGAATACCAAGGCAACCGCGGCTTGA